In a genomic window of uncultured Sphaerochaeta sp.:
- a CDS encoding 2-hydroxyacyl-CoA dehydratase: protein MSVPFTKAMKKDYTILIPNMSPVHFNLAKEVFANHGYKVVLLENQGPNVIREGLRYVHNDICYPAQLVIGQLIDAIKHGGYDANRVALVITQTGGGCRASNYLFLLRKALEKCQMPQIPVISLNLKGMEKNPGFKLSFFMLLQAYSAFVYGDLLMTLSNQVRPYEVNKGEADALVAKWTAYLGERFAHNRGYIGWAMKRNLERICSEFAAIQTRKEERIKVGIVGEIYMKYSPLGNNHLQEYLEQQGCEVMVPSMMGFLYYGADNAITDRSYYGGRLVSATVTQLILRQLFKVEKMMRTAMSASGKFTVPIPYTEMKKLDEGLLDYGVKMGEGWLLTAEMLDLVHAGYHNIVCTQPFGCLPNHIVAKGMIRAVTERVPDANIVPIDYDPSATHVNQENRIKLMLSLAKEKLEQGKTP from the coding sequence ATGAGTGTACCGTTTACCAAGGCGATGAAGAAGGACTACACGATTCTCATCCCCAACATGAGCCCGGTACACTTCAACCTTGCCAAGGAAGTGTTTGCAAACCATGGATACAAGGTGGTGTTGCTGGAAAACCAGGGCCCGAACGTCATCCGTGAGGGACTGCGGTATGTACACAACGACATCTGTTATCCCGCTCAGCTGGTGATAGGCCAGCTCATCGATGCCATCAAGCATGGGGGGTATGACGCCAACAGGGTTGCGCTGGTAATCACCCAGACCGGTGGCGGATGCAGGGCGAGCAACTACCTGTTCCTGTTGCGCAAAGCCTTGGAGAAGTGCCAGATGCCGCAAATCCCGGTCATCAGCCTCAACCTGAAGGGAATGGAGAAGAATCCTGGGTTCAAACTCTCTTTCTTCATGCTGCTCCAAGCCTACTCGGCCTTCGTCTACGGGGACCTGTTGATGACCTTGTCCAACCAGGTTCGCCCCTACGAGGTGAACAAGGGGGAAGCGGATGCGCTGGTGGCCAAATGGACCGCATATCTGGGTGAGCGGTTCGCCCACAACCGCGGATACATCGGCTGGGCCATGAAACGGAATCTTGAGAGAATCTGCAGCGAGTTCGCCGCCATCCAGACACGCAAGGAAGAGCGGATCAAGGTCGGCATCGTCGGAGAAATCTACATGAAGTACTCCCCGCTGGGAAACAATCACCTGCAGGAGTACCTTGAGCAACAGGGGTGCGAGGTCATGGTTCCCTCCATGATGGGCTTTCTCTACTATGGGGCGGACAACGCCATCACCGACCGAAGCTACTACGGGGGACGCTTGGTCAGTGCCACCGTCACCCAGCTCATCCTGCGCCAGCTCTTCAAGGTGGAGAAGATGATGCGCACAGCTATGAGTGCAAGCGGGAAATTCACCGTCCCCATTCCCTACACTGAGATGAAGAAGCTGGATGAGGGGTTGCTCGATTATGGGGTGAAGATGGGAGAGGGATGGCTGCTCACCGCCGAGATGCTCGATCTTGTCCATGCCGGATACCACAATATCGTCTGCACCCAGCCCTTCGGCTGTCTGCCCAACCATATTGTTGCAAAAGGCATGATCAGGGCGGTCACCGAGCGGGTACCGGATGCAAACATCGTGCCCATCGACTATGACCCGTCGGCAACCCATGTGAATCAGGAAAACCGCATCAAACTGATGCTTTCCCTTGCCAAAGAGAAGCTCGAACAGGGAAAAACCCCCTGA
- a CDS encoding 6-phosphogluconolactonase — translation MDILSLHQSEDLSVVVHEDLKKLVRSKGGRIALALPGGRSASLLIHAILMLEPAELNRIDLYLVDERLEGELNLDTLLAAGLGSAIEQGVFLSSQLHIPAVGCTLSHIKFDRVYLGIGEDGHFASLFPGSWPEQTEEQVILVEESPKPPKRRATLSYTGFLQLAHHCPVYLLFLGKAKQEALARLTGGTEGATTLPCAFFRDQHFDATIVTDIKEGSA, via the coding sequence ATGGATATACTGTCATTGCACCAAAGTGAAGATCTCAGCGTGGTGGTCCATGAGGACCTGAAGAAGCTTGTACGCAGCAAGGGCGGCAGGATTGCGCTTGCACTTCCCGGTGGAAGAAGCGCTTCCCTTCTCATCCATGCCATCCTCATGCTCGAACCTGCAGAGCTGAATCGGATTGACCTGTATCTGGTCGATGAGCGGCTGGAAGGCGAGCTGAATCTGGACACCCTGCTGGCTGCCGGACTTGGCAGTGCCATCGAACAAGGAGTCTTCCTCAGTTCCCAGCTGCATATCCCTGCAGTGGGATGCACGCTCAGCCACATCAAGTTCGACCGTGTGTATCTCGGTATTGGAGAGGATGGCCACTTTGCCTCCCTTTTTCCCGGCTCCTGGCCTGAACAGACCGAAGAGCAGGTGATCTTGGTGGAGGAGAGTCCCAAACCACCCAAGCGGAGGGCTACCCTCTCCTACACCGGGTTTCTTCAGCTGGCACACCACTGCCCGGTATACCTGTTGTTTCTGGGAAAAGCAAAACAGGAAGCCCTAGCCAGACTGACCGGCGGCACCGAAGGGGCAACCACCCTTCCCTGTGCCTTCTTTCGTGACCAGCATTTCGATGCTACCATAGTAACAGACATCAAGGAGGGTTCGGCATGA